The segment CTTGTGACCGAGAACCACGACTGGCGCAGTCTCGGGTGCCACGAAGAGCCGGCCGTGGGCCGCGCTCGCGCCGAGCGCCTGAAAGAAGTCATCCGATACGACGTTGACGAGCGCCAGGGCCGGTGTCCCGGAGGGGTCTTCAACGAGCGTGCCCCGGGAGCCCCGCACGACAAGCTGACTGGAAGCCACGGCCCGCTGCAGGTCGAGCACCTCAGGATAGGACCAACGGCCGTGTTGTTCGTTTTCGGAAACCGCGAAGACGCGCAGTAACCGGCTCGCGGCTGGGACACCCGGGGGCCGGAACCACAAGCCGTCCACCACGCTGAGAATTGTGGCCTGCGCCCCAATCGCGAGGCCCAGCGTGAGAATGGCCGCGGCTGTGGCTGCCGGTTGCAACGCCAATCCCCTGAAACCGGCGCGGATGTTGCGAAGCATGAGCCCTCCTGAAGCGTACTTCTATGAATGCAAATTGGGGGCCGCACCGTAAAGTCGGAGTGCGGCGGAAGTGGCGTGATCGATCGCTGTGGGTCCGCGAACACTGGGAGAAAGTCCGCGTCCGGCGGAAAACCCACCCCGCGTACTGTTACCATTCCACCGGTTTCCCGTCTCGAACGTCTTTTTGGAGGTCCAGTCATGAAACGGATGCGCCGCCGCGTCGTTCTCGTTCTTCCCTTGGTGTTTTTGGCTGTTGTGTTCGTGCCCGTTTCGGCACAGAACACCAGCAAACGTGCCATGTCGCTCGACGACATCCTGTCGTTCCGCGCCATGAGCACGGCAAGTCTCTCGCCCGACGGCAAGTGGTTCGCCTATCGTGTGGCGCCGCTCGAAGGCAACAGCGAGGTGATTGTGCGCAGCACATCAGGCGCGCAGGAATGGAAGTTCCCGGCTGGGGAAGGCGCGGGCCCGATGTCGTTCTCTGACGACTCGATGTGGTTTGCGACGTCCACGTCGCTGACCCGGCAGGAGGCCGAGGCGGCTCGCCGCGCGCGGCGGCCGATTCAGACGTCGGCGCTCATCGTGAACCTGTCGAACGGTGAAAAGGTGAGCGTGCCCAAAGTGCGCCGCTTCGCCTTCAACGGTGAAACGGGCGGCTGGATTGCGATGCATCGGTACGGTCCAGACGCCGCCGCTGGCGCAGGTGCGGCGCCAGCGGGCCGTGGCGCGGGCCCTGCGCCGGCCGCCGACGCACCGCGCGACACGCGACCGCGCGGCACAGACATGATCCTCCGTGAACTGAAGACCGGCACTGAGCTGAACGTCGGCAACGTGTTTGAGTTTGGCTTCAACAAGTCCGGCAAATACCTGGCGTTGAACATTGACGCTGCCGACCAGGCGGGCAACGGTCTGCAGATTCGCGACATGTCGGCCGGCACGATCACCTCGCTCGAAACCGACAAGGCGTTTTACGAGCGCATGGCCTGGACGCAGGAAGGCGATGCGATTTCGATGCTCAAGGGCACCGACGACCGCGCCTATCGTGAGCGGCTGTTCTCAGTCATGGGCTTCACGGGCTTTGGCAGCGGAGCCCCGAAAAAAGTGGTGTACGACCCGAAGCAGGACAAGACGTTCCCTGCCGAGATGTCGATCAGCGGCAACCGCGCGCCCACGTGGACCGAAAACCGCGACGCCCTGATCTTCGGCATTGCCGAACTCACGAAGGTGCCGCGTCCAGCGGGCCGCGGCAACGCGGCGCCTGCCGAGGGCGCCGATGCGGCCGAACCGGGTGCTCGCGGCGCAGGCCCGGCCGCGACTCCGGATCCCGACGCCAGGCCCAACCTTGTGGTGTGGCACTACAAAGATCCGCGCCTGCAGTCGGCGCAGCGCGTCCAGGAAAACCAGGACCGCAGCTTCAACTACGTGACGATGTATCGGCCCGGCGAAAACAAAATGATTCGCATTGCCGACGATGAGGTGCCCGACATCCAGATCACGGGGCGTGGCCAGTGGGCCATCGGCACGAGTGATGCCGCGTACGAATTAATGGCCAACCTCAACGGCCAGAGCTTCCGCGACGTCTACGCGATCGATACGAAGACCGGACGCAAGACCGTGGTGAAGAAGAACCTGCGCTGGACCAACACGGCGTCGCCGGACACCACGAAGTACCTCTACTACGAGAACAAGCACTTCCATGTGTTCGACGTGGCCACCGGCGCCACGCGCAACATCACGGAGAAAGTGCCGACGTCGTTCATCAACATTGAAGACGACCACAACATCA is part of the Acidobacteriota bacterium genome and harbors:
- a CDS encoding S9 family peptidase, whose product is MRRRVVLVLPLVFLAVVFVPVSAQNTSKRAMSLDDILSFRAMSTASLSPDGKWFAYRVAPLEGNSEVIVRSTSGAQEWKFPAGEGAGPMSFSDDSMWFATSTSLTRQEAEAARRARRPIQTSALIVNLSNGEKVSVPKVRRFAFNGETGGWIAMHRYGPDAAAGAGAAPAGRGAGPAPAADAPRDTRPRGTDMILRELKTGTELNVGNVFEFGFNKSGKYLALNIDAADQAGNGLQIRDMSAGTITSLETDKAFYERMAWTQEGDAISMLKGTDDRAYRERLFSVMGFTGFGSGAPKKVVYDPKQDKTFPAEMSISGNRAPTWTENRDALIFGIAELTKVPRPAGRGNAAPAEGADAAEPGARGAGPAATPDPDARPNLVVWHYKDPRLQSAQRVQENQDRSFNYVTMYRPGENKMIRIADDEVPDIQITGRGQWAIGTSDAAYELMANLNGQSFRDVYAIDTKTGRKTVVKKNLRWTNTASPDTTKYLYYENKHFHVFDVATGATRNITEKVPTSFINIEDDHNIIDPPTQAMGWTSDNQYILISDRWDIWKVPVAANEAAVNLTVNGKRDSIRYQGRVPGIYQNERGIDLSKPQYFSVMGEWTKRAGYGILEPGKTGLKMLLWEDASITGLQKAEKGDTWLYRKETPTVAPQVYVTDATLTAGRKIVDMAPAAESLAWSAGAQLIEFKNDKGERLQASLYLPANYEKGKSYPTIVYIYERLTQGHNQYGRPTTNGFSRQAYTSNGYAVLQPDIKYYINDPGMSAAWTLPAAVKAAVATGVVDPKRVGLHGHSWGGYQTAFTITQSDVFAAAIAGAPLTNMISMYSIIYKNSGGTNGSIFESSQGRFTTGPWANWEAYTRNSPVYHAAKVKTPLVILHNDQDGAVDFTQGVEYFNTLRRLDKPVVMLEYPGENHGLARPANMQDYTVRMKEFFDHHLKGAPAPDWWKDGVPRLKMQENLDQRLKVREEEKKKATAGSGGGGGD